In one window of Rhodobium gokarnense DNA:
- the thiE gene encoding thiamine phosphate synthase: MTAFDLSLYLVLDPQLCASIGMVETARRAVAGGATMVQLRDKEGGTAQMIETGRALKATLAGTGALLIVNDDVAAAAEIGADGIHVGQGDMSVAEARALVGPQAILGLSVETPELAAAVDPALVDYVGAGPVFATPTKSDHERPVGFEGLAAQVAASPVPAVAIGGLKAAHVAEVFAAGAKGLAVVSAICGRPDPEAAARALAEEIAASRSRG; this comes from the coding sequence ATGACGGCGTTCGACCTGTCGCTCTATCTCGTGCTCGACCCGCAGCTCTGCGCCAGCATCGGCATGGTGGAAACCGCCCGCCGGGCCGTTGCCGGCGGGGCGACCATGGTGCAATTGCGCGACAAGGAGGGCGGCACGGCCCAGATGATCGAGACCGGGCGGGCGCTGAAGGCGACCCTCGCCGGCACCGGGGCGCTCCTCATCGTCAATGACGACGTGGCGGCGGCCGCCGAGATCGGCGCCGACGGCATCCATGTCGGCCAGGGCGACATGTCCGTTGCCGAGGCGCGTGCCCTTGTCGGCCCGCAGGCGATCCTCGGCCTGTCGGTGGAGACGCCGGAGCTTGCCGCCGCCGTCGACCCGGCGCTGGTCGACTATGTCGGCGCGGGGCCGGTCTTTGCGACGCCGACCAAGTCGGACCATGAACGCCCGGTAGGCTTTGAGGGTCTTGCCGCGCAGGTCGCCGCGAGCCCGGTCCCGGCCGTCGCCATCGGCGGGCTGAAGGCGGCGCATGTGGCCGAGGTCTTTGCGGCGGGGGCGAAGGGGCTCGCCGTGGTTTCGGCGATCTGCGGCCGGCCCGACCCGGAAGCGGCGGCGCGGGCCCTTGCCGAAGAGATCGCCGCCAGCCGGAGCCGGGGCTGA
- the thiM gene encoding hydroxyethylthiazole kinase — MTETPGTLLAALRAEPPLVQCLTNYVAMNIAANVVLAAGASPAMVADVEEAEEFAGIAGAVTVNIGTLSPPFIAGAKAAIAGASAAGHPWVFDPVACQATSYRRRVAADLVALKPTIIRGNASEILSLAGEASSGQGVDGRDPVAVAEDGARRLAEESGSVVAVTGETDFVTDGARAVRIEGGSPLMPMNTALGCSLTCLCGAYAAVSSDPFDAAVGALAHFAAAGARAHEKAEGAGTFAPHFLDALQAVTPEALDAEAVIHNVAEVTS; from the coding sequence ATGACCGAGACGCCGGGAACCCTTCTGGCCGCGCTCAGGGCCGAGCCGCCGCTGGTGCAGTGCCTCACCAACTATGTCGCCATGAACATCGCCGCCAATGTGGTGCTGGCGGCAGGGGCCAGCCCCGCCATGGTCGCCGACGTGGAAGAGGCGGAGGAATTCGCCGGCATTGCCGGCGCGGTGACGGTCAATATCGGCACGCTGTCGCCGCCCTTCATTGCCGGGGCGAAGGCGGCCATCGCCGGGGCGAGCGCTGCCGGTCACCCTTGGGTGTTCGATCCGGTGGCCTGCCAGGCGACGTCCTATCGGCGCCGGGTCGCGGCCGACCTCGTCGCGCTGAAACCGACCATCATCCGCGGCAATGCCTCGGAGATCCTGTCGCTCGCCGGCGAGGCGAGCAGCGGCCAGGGCGTCGACGGGCGCGATCCCGTTGCCGTCGCCGAGGATGGTGCGCGCAGGCTCGCCGAGGAGTCCGGCAGCGTCGTCGCCGTGACGGGCGAAACGGATTTCGTCACCGACGGGGCGCGTGCGGTGCGGATCGAGGGCGGCTCGCCCCTGATGCCGATGAACACCGCGCTCGGCTGTTCGCTGACGTGCCTGTGCGGCGCCTATGCGGCGGTTTCCAGCGATCCATTCGATGCCGCCGTCGGTGCGCTGGCGCATTTCGCCGCGGCGGGCGCCCGGGCGCATGAGAAGGCGGAGGGCGCGGGCACCTTCGCGCCGCATTTCCTCGATGCGCTGCAGGCCGTCACGCCCGAGGCCCTCGATGCCGAGGCCGTCATCCACAACGTCGCCGAGGTGACCTCATGA
- a CDS encoding putative bifunctional diguanylate cyclase/phosphodiesterase produces the protein MTDKKTPDAGAAPNDPSDPAELNAEEILTAVGEAVYEWTLGDDRVRWSGNAAEVLPVKNPAALQEGRRFAALIDPDSPLTRFDAVAGSGKRDHGGGQPYCARYCLKGTATTTGAAIWIEDTGVWFGDGEGLPARARGIVRKVTERHAAEVELSFLSQHDALTGQLNRAHLMKRLNEAIATARDQFASCAFLIAGIDNLAIVNDTYGYEVADRVIATVATRLQRQLRSGDSLGRLSGNKFGIVLNACSEAEMEVAAERLLDAIASEVITTELGPVSVTISIGGVSSPRHAASATKALGMAHEALDHVHRRQSNGFAIYQPSESRAAARRRNVEMADAIVTGLNERRFRLAYQPIVEAATGTPVYHECLLRLDTAGPVEESGALIAAAERLGLVRLIDHRVLELAVETLARYPAARLSINISAECIGDRSWMQKLVATLARRPQFGKRLAVELTETAVVRNVGEAARFIADLRDLGVKTAIDDFGTGYSSFHILKELSADLVKIDGSFITTLLTDERHEVFVTALVEIAKTFHLETVAEWVRDAETAARLRALGVDYFQGELYGLAASEAPWPEDESLKASIGNAAAAQR, from the coding sequence ATGACCGATAAGAAGACACCGGATGCCGGCGCCGCACCGAACGATCCCTCGGACCCCGCCGAACTGAATGCCGAAGAAATCCTGACCGCCGTCGGCGAGGCCGTCTACGAATGGACGCTCGGCGACGACCGCGTCCGCTGGAGCGGCAACGCCGCCGAGGTGCTGCCGGTCAAAAATCCGGCCGCGCTCCAGGAGGGCCGGCGCTTTGCCGCCCTCATCGACCCCGACAGCCCGCTCACCCGCTTCGACGCCGTCGCCGGCAGCGGCAAGCGGGACCATGGCGGCGGCCAGCCCTATTGCGCCCGCTACTGCCTGAAGGGAACGGCGACGACGACCGGCGCGGCGATCTGGATCGAGGATACCGGTGTCTGGTTCGGCGACGGTGAAGGCCTGCCGGCCCGCGCCCGCGGCATCGTCAGGAAGGTCACCGAGCGCCACGCCGCCGAGGTCGAGCTCAGCTTCCTGTCCCAGCACGACGCCCTTACCGGGCAACTGAACCGCGCCCATCTGATGAAGCGCCTCAATGAGGCGATCGCCACCGCGCGCGACCAGTTCGCCTCCTGCGCCTTCCTGATCGCCGGCATCGACAACCTCGCCATCGTCAACGACACCTATGGCTACGAGGTCGCCGACCGGGTCATCGCCACCGTCGCGACCCGCCTGCAGCGCCAGTTGCGCAGCGGCGATTCCCTCGGCCGGCTCTCCGGCAACAAGTTCGGCATCGTCCTCAACGCCTGCTCGGAAGCGGAAATGGAGGTCGCCGCCGAGCGCCTCCTCGATGCCATCGCCTCCGAAGTGATCACCACGGAACTCGGGCCCGTGAGCGTCACCATTTCCATCGGTGGCGTCTCCTCGCCGCGCCACGCCGCCTCGGCCACCAAGGCGCTGGGCATGGCACATGAGGCCCTCGACCACGTCCACCGGCGCCAGTCCAACGGCTTTGCCATCTACCAGCCGAGCGAAAGCCGCGCCGCCGCGCGCCGCCGCAACGTCGAAATGGCGGACGCCATCGTCACGGGCCTCAACGAGCGCCGTTTCCGCCTCGCCTACCAGCCGATCGTCGAAGCGGCGACGGGGACGCCCGTCTACCACGAGTGCCTGCTGCGCCTCGACACCGCCGGCCCGGTGGAGGAGAGCGGCGCGCTGATCGCCGCCGCCGAACGGCTCGGCCTGGTGCGCCTCATCGACCACCGGGTGCTGGAACTGGCTGTGGAAACGCTCGCCCGCTATCCCGCGGCGCGCCTGTCGATCAACATTTCGGCGGAATGCATCGGCGACCGGAGCTGGATGCAGAAGCTGGTCGCCACCCTTGCCCGCCGGCCGCAATTCGGCAAGCGGCTGGCCGTGGAACTGACCGAGACCGCCGTCGTCAGGAATGTCGGCGAGGCCGCCCGCTTCATCGCAGACCTGCGCGATCTCGGCGTCAAGACCGCCATCGACGATTTCGGCACCGGCTATTCGTCGTTCCACATCCTGAAGGAACTCTCCGCCGACCTCGTCAAGATCGACGGCTCCTTCATCACCACGCTGCTCACCGACGAGCGCCACGAGGTCTTCGTCACCGCGCTGGTGGAGATCGCCAAGACGTTCCACCTGGAAACCGTCGCCGAATGGGTCCGCGACGCGGAGACCGCCGCAAGGCTGCGCGCCCTCGGCGTCGACTATTTCCAGGGCGAACTCTACGGCCTTGCAGCCTCCGAAGCGCCCTGGCCGGAGGACGAGAGCCTCAAGGCCTCGATCGGCAACGCCGCCGCGGCGCAGCGATAG